Proteins encoded within one genomic window of Lysinibacillus sphaericus:
- a CDS encoding YlbF family regulator, with the protein MVNIYNEINALEATFRKTEEFKALEAAVAVVKADEDAIKLFQNFRKIQVDLQKKQMAGEDLQEDELIYAQKTAQLAQQNEKIVAMLEAEMKLSGVIEEVNRILVKPIQSLYEGM; encoded by the coding sequence ATGGTTAATATTTATAATGAAATTAATGCTTTGGAGGCTACTTTCCGTAAAACAGAGGAATTTAAAGCATTGGAAGCAGCAGTCGCTGTAGTGAAGGCAGATGAAGATGCGATAAAGTTATTCCAAAACTTCCGTAAAATTCAGGTGGATTTACAGAAGAAACAAATGGCTGGTGAGGATTTACAAGAAGATGAACTGATTTATGCACAAAAAACTGCTCAGCTTGCGCAACAAAATGAGAAAATTGTAGCGATGCTTGAGGCAGAGATGAAGCTAAGTGGTGTAATCGAAGAAGTAAATCGCATTTTAGTAAAACCGATACAGTCGTTGTATGAAGGCATGTAA
- a CDS encoding ribonuclease H family protein codes for MHVLIEWAYKTPKGAGTVLRSEEMPAAQALLLAEDMERTGRVKSLQFIDRQNTNWSIKELKAYLKEVETEPHNITVYFDGGFDRATRQSGLGCAIYYEQNGKPFRLRKNAFSAELKSNNEAEYAALYLGLVELELLNAHHLPIQIVGDSQVVINQLTGEWPALEKDLSDWADKIDAKLSELGLQANYQLISRKENTEADRLATQALNGIDITGLSEMIKE; via the coding sequence ATGCATGTTTTAATTGAATGGGCTTATAAAACACCAAAGGGTGCGGGAACAGTATTAAGGTCAGAGGAAATGCCGGCAGCACAAGCTTTATTGTTGGCAGAAGATATGGAACGGACTGGACGTGTCAAATCACTACAATTTATTGATCGACAGAATACGAACTGGTCTATCAAGGAGCTCAAGGCTTATTTAAAAGAAGTTGAAACAGAACCTCATAATATTACTGTTTATTTTGATGGAGGCTTTGATCGTGCAACGAGACAATCTGGTCTTGGGTGTGCCATTTATTATGAGCAAAATGGTAAGCCTTTTAGGTTAAGAAAAAATGCATTTTCTGCTGAACTGAAATCAAATAATGAGGCCGAATATGCCGCGCTATATTTAGGTTTAGTAGAGCTTGAATTATTAAATGCTCATCATCTACCGATACAGATTGTAGGTGATTCGCAAGTAGTTATTAATCAGCTAACTGGCGAGTGGCCAGCTTTGGAAAAGGATTTGTCAGATTGGGCGGATAAGATCGATGCAAAACTAAGCGAGCTTGGCCTACAAGCAAACTATCAACTAATTTCCAGAAAAGAAAATACTGAAGCGGACAGATTGGCTACACAAGCATTAAACGGTATTGATATTACAGGGTTGAGTGAAATGATAAAGGAATAA
- a CDS encoding coproporphyrinogen III oxidase — MKIIQIDQKYPEDWIRVLNHIANLFFEDSKLSTNAQEAEMSVAFSYRVDANFTVYTSAVLEVDDKRYTNDYHIEYATEAVGREQNIRMKRALSHVFLDVLEQHTGMHQQWGILTGVRPTKLYHKFRKAGMDDAAIAEVLIRDFRLSEEKVALLKNIVERQLVTIPDLDHIGKEISVYIGIPFCPTKCAYCTFPAYAIGSNRKQGRVTTFLDGLHIELREMGKWLTENNMKITSIYWGGGTPTSIEAHEMDALYQTMYDSFPHPETIREVTVEAGRPDTITPEKLAVLKKWGIDRISVNPQSYTDETLKAIGRHHTVQETVDKFWLARESGMNNINMDLIIGLPNEGTEEFRHSLEESAKMQPESLTVHTLSFKRASEMTRNKDKYKVADRDTVAEMMQMAQVWTKENDYVPYYLYRQKNILGNLENVGYSKAGEESIYNIVIMEEVQTILGIGCGASSKFVHPETGKITQFHNPKDPAAYIMTFEEAIGKKIELLNDLYHA; from the coding sequence ATGAAAATTATTCAAATAGATCAAAAGTATCCTGAAGATTGGATTCGCGTTTTAAATCATATTGCGAATTTATTTTTTGAGGATTCGAAGTTGAGTACAAATGCACAAGAAGCGGAGATGTCAGTTGCATTCAGTTACCGCGTTGATGCTAATTTTACTGTCTATACAAGCGCGGTATTAGAGGTTGATGATAAACGCTATACAAATGATTACCATATTGAATATGCGACAGAAGCTGTTGGACGTGAGCAAAATATTCGTATGAAACGTGCATTATCGCATGTATTTTTAGATGTGCTTGAGCAACATACGGGGATGCATCAACAATGGGGTATTTTAACAGGTGTCCGTCCTACAAAACTCTATCACAAATTCCGTAAAGCTGGTATGGATGACGCAGCGATTGCGGAAGTGTTAATTCGTGATTTTCGATTGTCAGAGGAAAAGGTAGCATTGTTGAAAAACATTGTTGAACGACAGTTAGTTACAATTCCTGACTTAGACCATATCGGGAAAGAGATTAGCGTTTATATTGGCATTCCGTTCTGCCCAACCAAATGCGCTTATTGTACCTTCCCAGCCTATGCAATTGGTAGTAACCGTAAGCAAGGGCGTGTGACCACGTTTTTAGATGGACTACACATCGAATTACGTGAAATGGGTAAATGGCTGACAGAAAATAACATGAAAATAACTTCTATTTATTGGGGCGGGGGTACACCCACTTCAATCGAAGCACATGAAATGGATGCATTATATCAAACGATGTATGACTCTTTCCCACATCCTGAAACGATTCGTGAGGTAACAGTTGAAGCCGGTCGTCCGGATACGATTACACCAGAAAAATTAGCTGTTTTAAAAAAATGGGGCATTGATCGAATTAGTGTTAATCCGCAGTCTTATACAGATGAAACACTAAAGGCAATTGGACGTCATCATACGGTACAAGAAACGGTTGATAAGTTTTGGTTAGCACGTGAATCCGGTATGAATAATATTAATATGGATTTAATTATTGGCTTGCCGAATGAAGGGACAGAGGAGTTCCGACATTCTTTAGAGGAATCAGCAAAAATGCAACCAGAGTCGTTAACTGTGCACACGCTATCCTTTAAACGTGCTTCAGAAATGACGCGTAATAAAGATAAATATAAAGTAGCTGATCGCGATACGGTAGCAGAAATGATGCAGATGGCACAAGTGTGGACGAAGGAAAATGATTATGTTCCCTATTATCTATACCGTCAAAAAAATATTTTAGGTAATTTAGAAAATGTAGGCTATAGTAAAGCAGGCGAAGAAAGCATTTATAATATTGTCATTATGGAGGAAGTGCAGACGATTTTAGGGATTGGCTGTGGAGCATCTTCTAAATTTGTTCACCCTGAGACAGGGAAGATTACGCAGTTCCATAATCCAAAAGATCCGGCGGCTTATATCATGACGTTTGAAGAAGCCATAGGTAAAAAAATCGAGCTATTAAATGATTTATATCATGCATAA
- a CDS encoding glycerate kinase, with translation MKVIICPDSYKGTLSAFEVAKAMQAGVLDVDQAIETVILPVADGGEGTLESLIASTGGRYISASVLDPLGRMIKANYGVLGDEETCVIEMAQASGIMLLQDSEKNPELASTYGTGQLIKAALDKGFRQFIIGIGGSATNDAGIGLLQALGLQFRKGDGSSIANGVSGLLDLASIDSSQLDVRLSEATFTIACDVDNPLIGERGATAIFGPQKGVKEHEIALFDECLKRFADIVERQFHIRLHDYKGAGAAGGVGGALMAFLNGTFQAGIDIVLEAVQLKRHLIGAQIVITGEGKSDCQTLHGKAPLGVALAAKSTNAHVVLLSGAIDEKDKPALLDFFTVVESLVDESTTVVQAMQEPYRFIRMKTKQLVAHYVKN, from the coding sequence ATGAAAGTCATTATTTGTCCAGATTCTTATAAAGGTACTTTATCTGCATTTGAGGTTGCAAAGGCAATGCAGGCAGGGGTCTTGGATGTAGATCAAGCAATTGAGACAGTTATTTTACCAGTAGCGGATGGAGGAGAGGGTACATTAGAATCACTTATTGCTTCAACGGGCGGGAGATATATTTCAGCAAGTGTACTTGATCCGCTAGGCAGAATGATTAAAGCAAACTATGGAGTGCTTGGGGATGAAGAAACCTGTGTTATTGAGATGGCACAAGCTTCGGGTATTATGCTGTTGCAGGATAGCGAAAAAAATCCTGAGCTAGCATCAACGTATGGCACAGGGCAGTTAATTAAGGCTGCACTGGATAAAGGTTTTCGTCAGTTTATTATCGGTATTGGTGGCAGTGCAACAAACGATGCTGGTATCGGTCTATTACAGGCACTTGGGCTGCAATTTAGGAAAGGTGATGGTTCATCCATTGCTAATGGCGTGTCGGGATTACTAGATTTAGCATCCATTGATAGTAGTCAACTCGATGTACGGTTGTCTGAGGCAACATTTACTATTGCCTGTGATGTGGATAATCCTTTGATTGGAGAGCGCGGAGCTACAGCAATTTTTGGTCCGCAAAAGGGTGTAAAAGAGCATGAAATTGCTTTATTCGATGAGTGTTTAAAACGATTTGCAGATATTGTGGAAAGACAATTTCACATTCGTTTACACGATTATAAAGGAGCTGGTGCGGCAGGAGGCGTTGGTGGCGCATTAATGGCCTTTTTAAATGGCACTTTCCAAGCAGGCATAGATATTGTGTTAGAGGCAGTACAGTTAAAAAGGCATTTGATAGGCGCTCAAATAGTTATTACTGGTGAGGGCAAATCGGATTGTCAAACATTACATGGAAAGGCGCCATTGGGGGTAGCGCTAGCTGCAAAATCAACAAATGCTCATGTTGTGCTATTGTCTGGTGCTATTGATGAAAAGGATAAGCCTGCTTTGCTTGATTTTTTTACCGTTGTGGAATCACTAGTAGATGAATCCACTACTGTTGTGCAGGCAATGCAAGAACCATATCGTTTCATTCGCATGAAAACAAAACAACTAGTAGCGCATTACGTGAAAAATTGA
- a CDS encoding HAD family hydrolase — protein MSINTIIFDLDDTLLWDKKSVKTAFEKTCEYAATIHNVDSAALEEAVRKEARALYEGYETYDYTVLIGINPFEGLWGTFDDPTDSFQKMKKLVPGYRTEAWTKGLAALGIDDAKLGAELGERFVAERKVSPFLYEDTFTVLDELKGKYQLILLTNGAPSLQNLKLEITPEIAPYFDHIIISGDFGKGKPDASIFEHVMETAGITASDAIMVGDNLNTDILGSSRVGMRNVWINRENNELTGNVTPTFEVDSLTALLKLVQEL, from the coding sequence ATGTCAATTAATACAATTATTTTTGATTTGGATGATACGTTGTTATGGGACAAAAAATCTGTTAAAACAGCTTTTGAAAAAACATGTGAATATGCAGCGACAATACATAATGTGGATTCAGCAGCATTAGAGGAAGCCGTACGCAAAGAAGCACGTGCACTTTATGAAGGCTACGAAACATATGATTATACAGTATTAATCGGTATTAACCCTTTTGAAGGGCTTTGGGGAACATTTGATGACCCTACTGATTCTTTTCAAAAAATGAAAAAACTTGTGCCAGGTTATCGTACTGAAGCATGGACAAAGGGTTTAGCGGCACTTGGTATTGACGATGCAAAGTTAGGTGCTGAACTAGGAGAACGCTTTGTAGCCGAACGCAAAGTTTCACCATTTTTATATGAAGATACTTTTACCGTTTTAGATGAGCTAAAAGGCAAATATCAACTGATATTACTAACGAACGGTGCACCAAGTTTACAAAATTTAAAACTTGAAATTACACCTGAAATCGCACCGTACTTCGACCATATCATTATTTCTGGTGATTTTGGTAAAGGAAAACCAGATGCCTCTATTTTTGAGCATGTGATGGAAACGGCGGGCATTACTGCTAGCGATGCTATTATGGTTGGCGATAACTTAAATACGGATATTTTAGGCTCTTCTCGCGTGGGTATGCGCAATGTCTGGATTAACCGTGAAAACAACGAACTAACTGGGAATGTAACACCAACCTTTGAGGTAGATTCGTTAACAGCCCTATTAAAGCTTGTACAAGAGCTTTAA